One Plasmodium vivax chromosome 13, whole genome shotgun sequence genomic region harbors:
- a CDS encoding Probable protein arginine N-methyltransferase, putative (encoded by transcript PVX_085215A): MVNKYNKVGQGKFEMREGVFHEKGGRANNWEKEPKGFNAEELQSFFTTWRKFCKEKINEVGERKNFLIFDKEKDLDSGNTEYFNSYNYIHIHEDMIKDEVRTRTYYDAIRKNEHLIKDKIVLDVGCGTGILSFFAAMSGAKHVYSIEKSNIIYTALKIRDENNLTEKITFLKGLAEEIELPVDKVDIIISEWMGYCLLYENMLDTVLYCRDKWLREGGLLFPDKAYMYMAGIEDSLYREEKFDFWRNCYDLNYTSVLPILKEEVVIDYVDKNFIVTDTCCILKLDLNTCTKDDLSFASPFRLKMTKRDYLHALVIWFDVSFSACHTEISFTTGPYGGHTHWKQIVLYTDHVLTVEKHEVLRGMFALRKNAKNKRHIDMKLHYVFDGAHTRARATQFFNIS; this comes from the coding sequence ATGGTGAACAAGTACAACAAGGTGGGCCAGGGCAAATTCGAAATGAGGGAAGGCGTGTTCCACGAGAAGGGGGGGCGGGCAAACAACTGGGAGAAGGAGCCCAAGGGATTTAACGCAGAGGAGTTGCAAagcttcttcaccacgtGGAGGAAATTCtgcaaggaaaaaataaacgaagtGGGCGAGAGAAAAAACTTCCTTATATTTGACAAGGAGAAAGATCTGGACAGCGGAAACACGGAGTACTTCAACTCGTATAATTACATTCATATACATGAGGACATGATAAAGGATGAAGTGAGGACAAGGACGTACTATGATGCCATTAGGAAGAATGAGCATTTGATAAAGGACAAAATTGTGCTGGACGTGGGATGCGGTACAGGCATCCTTTCCTTCTTTGCTGCCATGTCAGGGGCGAAGCATGTGTACAGCATCGAAAAGAGTAACATCATTTATACGGCGTTAAAAATCAGAgacgaaaataatttaacggaaaaaataaccttTTTGAAGGGACTGGCTGAAGAAATCGAGCTGCCAGTCGATAAGGTGGACATTATAATTTCCGAGTGGATGGGTTACTGCCTTTTGTACGAAAATATGCTGGACACTGTTCTTTACTGCAGAGACAAATGGCTGAGGGAGGGAGGGTTGCTTTTCCCAGATAaggcatatatgtacatggcTGGAATTGAAGATAGCTTATatagggaagaaaaatttgatttttgGAGAAATTGCTACGATTTAAATTACACCTCCGTGTTACCAATTTTGAAGGAAGAAGTTGTTATAGATTATGTAGATAAAAATTTCATCGTTACGGATACTTGTTGTATACTAAAATTGGACTTAAATACGTGCACGAAGGATGATTTatcttttgcttccccctttcgatTAAAAATGACCAAACGGGATTATTTACATGCACTGGTCATATGGTTTGATGTCTCTTTTTCTGCGTGCCACACGGAGATCAGCTTCACCACGGGGCCGTACGGGGGCCACACCCACTGGAAGCAGATCGTGCTGTACACGGACCACGTGCTCACTGTGGAGAAGCACGAGGTGCTCCGCGGCATGTTCGCGCTCAGGAAGAACGCCAAAAATAAGAGGCACATCGACATGAAGCTGCACTACGTCTTCGACGGCGCCCACACGCGCGCGCGCGCCACGCAGTTCTTCAACATAAGCTGA
- a CDS encoding dynein-associated protein, putative (encoded by transcript PVX_085210A), whose translation MEAGTLAFKDKGEYRGTWENGKLVRGQYHYSDGLQYEERWKYLVDSPYFFNEQVNEDQVILGEEKTNAFLDDLYDIGDGYCKAKESLVYGFADDKLLRQVNAREKSWIENHCSKCGTWRKSTPSSGADALIRGGAVSVLPHRFSHRSPSLPAAHPHEMIDYYHCYTKKRSDVGLPCGLSKSRSQVVGRIEPNEELQKKYMLKENIYYSDENVKKKSECYVNIESVKLQNKFFYHNEGGWAKDIDVSDQQNKVKYVKRLDKDVSTINSVKFLMNETTRIINKNNSIGIYKEYFQEEEESEEEFKVKSLLVIKDRTGKYNRYVTSIKWSTDSSYNLAISYCVRNYKQILNDSPKNCLLYKLNEINSPYQILFSKSFIKCLRFNHKNSDLLLAGSYDGTVNLWDLRKKNTLCESSSIQASHKNIVQDVIWLQTKTNNHCLSVSNDGLCLLWDIRNFTEHIESFSLHKDAGEVCQLVETSNLDASSGKHSQGSVDISQFVGYAAAGGGAATGVANHALPAADPGNCGGDPTLGNPCYSANCLEWNLEAGPSKILVGTDEGYVLSLSKRQAKNLEMLQKYGASNEKHLSSVTSVKRIPINLKYFLSTDKWGFNIWSEDIKFPIISNYYNECVVNKGLWIRDSPFFILARKDGYLDFWNLLYNFNEPIIQQKICNCSVTDVDAHANNKYISVGNEQGDTHILKLGCTFCKNTSEEKNALDELFERESKREKNLEYIRKQLNCFRKKRECLNVQDVGISEDVLQETQREYEAVL comes from the exons ATGGAGGCAGGTACCCTAGCCTTTAAAGACAAGGGGGAGTACAGAGGGACCTGGGAAAACGGCAAGCTCGTCCGCGGCCAGTACCACTACAGCGACGGGTTGCAGTATGAGGAGCGCTGGAAGTACCTCGTGGACTCTCCCTATTTCTTTAACGAGCAAGTTAACGAGGACCAGGTTATtctgggggaggaaaaaacgaacgCCTTCTTGGATGACCTTTACGATATAG gcGACGGGTACTGCAAAGCTAAGGAGAGCCTCGTGTACGGCTTTGCGGACGACAAGCTGCTCCGGCAGGTGAACGCGCGAGAGAAGAGCTGGATCGAAAACCACTGCTCCAAGT GCGGCACGTGGAGGAAGAGCACCCCTTCTTCCGGCGCGGACGCACTCATCCGAGGGGGAGCAGTGTCAGTGCTTCCCCATCGATTCTCCCACCGCTCCCCGTCACTCCCCGCCGCTCACCCCCACGAGATGATCGACTACTACCACTGCTATACAAAGAAGCGGAGCGACGTGGGGCTGCCGTGCGGGCTCTCCAAGTCGAGGAGCCAAGTGGTGGGGCGAATCGAGCCGAACGAAGAGCTGCAGAAGAAGTACATGTTGAAGGAGAACATATACTACAGTgacgaaaatgtgaagaagaaaagcgaGTGTTACGTAAACATAGAGAGtgtaaaattgcaaaataaatttttctaccATAACGAAGGGGGGTGGGCAAAAGATATAGACGTAAGCGATcagcaaaataaagtgaaATATGTGAAGAGACTAGATAAAGACGTAAGCACAATCAACAgtgtaaaatttttgatgAATGAGACGACaagaattattaataaaaataatagtatAGGGATATATAAGGAATACTTtcaagaggaggaagagagtGAGGAGGAGTTCAAAGTAAAATCTTTGCTAGTTATAAAAGACAGAACTGGAAAGTACAATCGATATGTCACATCAATTAAGTGGTCTACAGATAGTAGTTATAATTTGGCTATCTCCTACTGTGTtagaaattataaacaaattttaaatgactCTCCAAAAAATTGTCTTCTGTATAAGTTAAACGAAATTAATAGCCCCTATCAAATTTTATTCTCCAAATCGtttataaaatgtttgagatttaatcataaaaattCTGACCTTCTTCTTGCGGGGTCTTATGATGGCACTGTCAATTTGTGGGACTTACGGAAGAAGAATACCCTCTGTGAGTCTTCTTCCATTCAGGCTAGCCATAAGAACATCGTGCAGGATGTTATCTGGTTGCAGACCAAGACGAATAACCACTGCCTCTCCGTTTCCAATGATGGGCTCTGCCTCCTATGGGACATTCGCAATTTTACGGAGCACATCGAGTCTTTCTCTTTGCACAAGGACGCCGGGGAGGTTTGCCAGCTCGTGGAGACCTCCAATTTGGATGCCTCTTCGGGGAAGCACTCCCAGGGGAGCGTGGACATCAGCCAGTTCGTTGGCTATGCGGCGGCCGGAGGTGGAGCAGCAACGGGGGTGGCTAACCACGCGCTGCCTGCCGCTGACCCGGGCAACTGCGGTGGCGATCCCACCCTTGGCAACCCCTGCTACAGCGCGAACTGCCTGGAGTGGAACCTCGAGGCGGGCCCCTCCAAAATCCTCGTGGGGACAGACGAGGGGTACGTGCTGTCCCTCTCCAAGAGGCAGGCCAAGAATCTGGAGATGCTCCAAAAGTACGGAGCCTCAAACGAGAAGCACCTGTCCAGCGTCACAAGCGTCAAGCGCATCCCCATAAATCTGAAGTACTTCCTATCGACGGACAAGTGGGGCTTCAACATATGGTCAGAAGACATAAAATTCCCCATCATTTCGAATTACTATAACGAGTGTGTTGTGAACAAAGGCCTGTGGATTAGGGACTCTCCCTTCTTCATCCTGGCCAGGAAGGATGGCTACCTGGACTTTTGGAATCTCCTCTACAATTTTAATGAACCCATTATTCAACAGAAAATCTGCAACTGCTCTGTTACAGATGTAGATGCACACGCcaataataaatacatttctGTGGGGAATGAGCAGGGAGACACTCACATTCTAAAGTTGGGGTGCACCTTCTGCAAGAACACCAGTGAGGAGAAGAACGCGCTCGATGAGCTCTTCGAGAGGGAGTCCAAGCGGGAGAAAAATTTGGAGTACATTCGCAAGCAGCTCAACTGCTTTAGGAAGAAGCGCGAGTGCCTCAACGTGCAGGACGTGGGCATATCGGAGGACGTGCTGCAGGAGACGCAGCGCGAGTACGAGGCTGTGTTGTGA
- a CDS encoding basic transcription factor 3b, putative (encoded by transcript PVX_085220A) encodes MDKISPEILAARAKLKEKMGGNLRQIGGKGSARRKIKKVHKNSMSNEKKINLILKKIGASYFGDVDEICVYKAGDTYMEFKRPKLSASLQSNTYVVTGKFTEQKIDINKIFEGLKGNKNVDMNLLEKIKNDPNIKNLLNKENNGNAKKEEGAQEAADVPDLVENFEEVSKEEQK; translated from the coding sequence ATGGACAAAATTTCGCCGGAGATTTTAGCCGCGAGGGcgaagctgaaggagaagatgGGAGGGAACCTGAGGCAGATAGGAGGCAAGGGAAGCGCGAGaaggaaaatcaaaaaggTTCACAAAAATTCCATGtcaaatgaaaagaaaataaatttaattctAAAGAAAATCGGAGCCTCCTACTTTGGAGACGTAGATGAAATATGTGTGTACAAAGCAGGAGACACCTACATGGAATTTAAAAGACCGAAGCTCTCTGCATCGTTACAGTCCAATACGTATGTGGTTACTGGGAAATTTACGgagcaaaaaattgacattaataaaatatttgaggGGCtcaaagggaacaaaaatgtggacaTGAATCTCCTGGAGAAGATTAAAAATGACCCCAACATAAAGAACCTGCTCAACAAGGAAAACAACGGAAATgccaagaaggaggagggcgCGCAGGAGGCTGCCGACGTTCCGGACTTAGTGGAGAACTTCGAGGAGGTTTCcaaggaggagcagaagTAG
- a CDS encoding ribosomal protein L21e, putative (encoded by transcript PVX_085225A) — MGGKSKGKRSGTRYKFSKKFRKHGECTANKFLENINYGDYVDIVCDSTQQKGMPFNFYHGRTGKVFHITKRGVGVLVNKRVKHRIIQKKVCVRIEHVRKSRCNEDFKLRKEKNSQIIKEAKLKKEFVSIKRQPEGPKPAAMIKVPPTKIITVEPLPFYEEY; from the coding sequence atgggaggcaAGTCGAAGGGAAAGAGATCCGGCACGAGGTACAAATTTTCGAAGAAATTCCGCAAGCATGGAGAGTGTACGGCgaataaatttttggaaaatataaattacggAGACTACGTTGATATTGTTTGCGACTCGACTCAACAGAAGGGTATgccatttaatttttaccacGGAAGAACGGGAAAGGTGTTTCACATCACCAAGAGGGGAGTAGGCGTGTTGGTAAACAAGAGAGTTAAGCACCGCATCATACAGAAGAAGGTCTGCGTGCGCATTGAGCACGTCCGCAAGTCCCGTTGTAATGAGGATTTTAAACtgagaaaggaaaagaactcacaaattattaaagaggccaaattgaaaaaggagTTCGTTTCCATTAAGAGGCAACCCGAGGGTCCCAAACCTGCCGCCATGATTAAGGTCCCCCCCACGAAAATCATCACCGTGGAGCCGCTGCCCTTTTACGAGGAGTATTAG
- a CDS encoding ABC transporter, putative (encoded by transcript PVX_085205A), protein MEDPSKDVAAKDAPTKDAPAKDVGAKDPHCAYDKIKYEFSDVKYTVDHGRLEILHGVKGILLPKTITVIMGPSGSGKTTLLNILSMKVTDGVEGNFLINDASRSKNIKSYMGYVLQDDYFFSRQTVYETIEFTAKLKLDIRDKSKLRELVHSVLDIMSLTHVKDTIVGDAFVRGISGGQRKRLSIANEILSNPPLLLMDEPTSGLDSSSALSLVECIQRIATISNTTIISSLHQPSSQVFGKFDRLIAITNGYIIYHGKTTHLSRYLKKVGFICPYGWNVADYLMDVLCNPNFESILLENYNKYLRYDREVGYYMDIDAIDNRVVHDDYDSLLAKEGSDGKAAQGGGKPSQSSGMSPQGSALSPQGSGMTPLELRSKSSSGPAPEVNNAREQDLAKLKAVEVLISLQEKKTPYMRQSLFLFMRGLKKIIIDEITIVKVIDLIVILTLFGFLWLKTFKEDTEDGIIDTIGAIFFILSYWTFYPAYLSLYSFPSEREVIAKERNMKTFQVSNYFFSKLFAELIFFFTLISFWVLITHLILYGTLKFWVYVSYALVTLLNALISSSLGYFISTLFDNFSKAVSFLSVVLLTMTLTNGFYVEIAKLQVPFRYLQWLSYQTYSASVLAKIKFDDAVIKCSGENLSPLCLTQGFFPGKVIIEKRFAKLHISLSVFILVSFYVVIKAATYVSLRWSRALRMK, encoded by the coding sequence ATGGAGGACCCCTCGAAGGATGTCGCGGCGAAGGATGCCCCCACGAAGGATGCCCCGGCGAAGGATGTCGGGGCGAAGGACCCCCACTGCGCGTACGACAAAATAAAGTACGAGTTCTCCGACGTGAAGTACACCGTGGACCATGGGAGGCTGGAAATCCTGCACGGAGTGAAGGGCATCCTGCTGCCCAAAACGATAACAGTGATAATGGGTCCGAGTGGGAGCGGGAAGACAACGCTGTTGAATATACTCTCCATGAAGGTGACCGACGGAGTGGAGGGGAACTTCCTCATAAACGATGCGAGTAGGAGTAAAAACATAAAGAGCTATATGGGGTACGTCCTGCAGGATGACTACTTCTTCTCCCGACAGACCGTTTACGAAACGATTGAATTTACGGCCAAGCTGAAATTAGACATTAGGGACAAGAGCAAGTTGCGCGAATTGGTTCACTCCGTGCTGGACATCATGAGCCTGACCCATGTGAAGGACACCATAGTGGGGGATGCCTTTGTAAGGGGGATAAGTGGAGGGCAAAGAAAAAGACTCTCCATTGCAAATGAAATTTTGTCTAACCCACCTCTCCTCCTGATGGACGAGCCGACAAGCGGGTTAGACTCTTCATCAGCGTTATCCCTAGTGGAGTGCATTCAGAGGATAGCCACCATCTCGAACACCACCATCATATCGTCTCTCCATCAACCGAGCAGCCAAGTGTTTGGGAAATTTGACCGACTCATAGCAATAACAAACGGGTATATAATCTACCATGGGAAGACAACCCACCTGAGTAGGTACCTAAAGAAGGTTGGGTTCATCTGCCCGTACGGGTGGAATGTGGCAGACTACCTCATGGATGTGCTGTGCAACCCAAATTTTGAATCCATTCTGCTGGAGAATTATAACAAGTATCTTCGCTACGATAGGGAGGTCGGCTACTACATGGACATTGACGCGATTGACAATAGGGTGGTGCACGACGACTACGATTCGTTGCTGGCCAAGGAGGGGAGCGACGGCAAGGCGGCACAGGGTGGTGGTAAGCCATCGCAGAGCAGCGGTATGTCCCCACAGGGTAGCGCCTTATCCCCACAGGGTAGCGGCATGACCCCGCTGGAGCTGCGGAGCAAATCGTCCAGCGGCCCCGCCCCAGAAGTGAACAACGCGCGGGAACAAGACCTGGCCAAGCTGAAGGCAGTCGAGGTGCTAATCTCCttgcaagaaaaaaagaccCCCTACATGAGGCAAAgcctttttctcttcatgagaggattaaaaaaaattataatagaCGAAATAACGATAGTGAAGGTGATCGACCTGATTGTCATTCTAACCTTGTTTGGCTTTCTCTGGTTGAAAACGTTTAAGGAGGACACGGAGGATGGGATCATTGACACCATTggggccattttttttatcctctcCTATTGGACGTTTTACCCGGCCTACCTGTCGTTGTACTCCTTCCCCTCGGAGAGAGAAGTCATCGCAAAGGAGAGGAACATGAAGACCTTCCAAGTGAGCAACTACTTCTTTTCCAAACTTTTTGCAGAGCTgatctttttcttcaccttaatttccttttgggTTCTAATCACGCATTTGATTCTGTATGGGACGCTTAAGTTTTGGGTGTATGTAAGTTACGCCTTGGTGACGTTGCTAAATGCACTCATTAGCAGCTCCCTGGGGTACTTCATATCCACCCTGTTTGATAATTTCAGCAAGGCGGTTAGCTTCCTTTCCGTCGTCCTGCTGACCATGACGCTGACCAACGGGTTCTACGTCGAGATAGCCAAATTGCAAGTGCCCTTTAGATACCTCCAGTGGTTGTCCTACCAAACGTACTCCGCGTCCGTGCTAGCCAAAATTAAGTTTGACGACGCCGTTATCAAGTGCTCCGGGGAGAACCTCTCCCCTCTGTGCCTCACGCAGGGCTTCTTCCCTGGCAAGGTCATCATAGAGAAGCGCTTTGCCAAGCTGCACATTTCGCTCTCCGTCTTCATCCTCGTCAGCTTCTACGTCGTGATCAAGGCGGCCACCTACGTCTCGCTGCGCTGGTCCCGCGCGCTCCGCATGAAGTGA